In Ciona intestinalis unplaced genomic scaffold, KH HT000127.2, whole genome shotgun sequence, the sequence atgaatattttagattttagacatttttgtaaactttaaattttacttatttgttgtatttattcagGTCAGTCAAAATCTCCGCAAGCAAAGAATAGACAACGGGGCATTAAGACTTGATCAAGTACGCCTGTCTTACACACTCAACAGTGAGACAGGGCTGCCTAATGGTTGTTACACTTATGAATACAAGAAAAGCAATGAGTAaattatattcaaaattttaataatatgttaacttacaaatatatatatatatatatatatatacacaaatatatatatatctgtggATTTTGGTAAATCCAAGACTTGCCATAACTTTATACACTCTTTTTGAATACACGCAAATAACATCTTTACATAATTGGTGTAGGCATAAGAAATGtgcaatgtatttttattgcaaGCCAACTGCTGTAgtgttaaagttaaagttaagGTTATTAAATGCTTGGATGTTGGATAACCTTTCCCATGTAGGAAATATTCACCATTATTGTCTGCTTATTTCAACATTAAATAATTCATATAATTGTTCATTTAAGATTGATTGAAGAGTTTATGTTGTTGGCAAATATGGCTGTTGCACACAAACTATATACAAGCATACCAACGCATGCTTTCTTGCGATCGCATTCAGAACCAAAAGAAGTAAGTGCCtatatttcaaattattaactgtttttttaaaactttccattttttaattgaatgaatgaatgaatgaatataacttatttattctcgcatggcagtgcaacgacagtccttatagcatgggtgttttgtttcatacactttgtgcatGCTTATGAATTACCAGGCGTAACTTTATAGGTGGTTATTTTTAGTATGGATTTTTCTAAAGGAAACGTTGATACGTTAGACAGCCTATAAGTGACCACTcactaaccactgtgccattGCGACACAATGACATTTTCCCAAACCTTTAAGTGTAAACACCACAGTGTCAATTTAAACTTCCCAATTTGTTTAGGAAATGATGCAGGATTTTGTGAGCACTTGCATGGCGCTTGGTCTTGAGGTTGATGCAAGCTCTTCAGAAGCTCTGGCTGTAAGtagaaaagtttcaaaattatgaaaaaacagcttctcttttttttctttatagcACTTAACTATCTTATTGCATATCAGGAGTCGTTAAGAACAGCACCTGGTGCAGATGAACTTGCCAAGTATAGAAAGCAAGCGTTGTTCTTGCTCGCTATTAAACCACAACaggtaaaatagaaaaaataaattcaaattgcattttttaatatttttaatatgcaTTTTACCAATAGAAAAatttcttcgttttttaaattaacaaaaaatccatttatttttataaaagaatttTATCTTCTAGCTTGCCACTTACATATGTGCTGGATCAGTAAGCGATGAATCTAAATATCATCACTATGCGCTCAATGTACCTCTCTACACCCACTTCACTTCACCTATTCGTAGATACGCTGACTTGGTTGTCCACAGGCAGCTAGCAGCAGTTATTGGTATGCTAAATgtcatgtttgtttaaattaaaagtaaacttaattctatattttgttcaagatataaaaaatctcctttgattttatttgataaGTTGAtgatgttataaaatatttaaacttcatttctatatattttttacatatttgaaACTGTGGTGCTAAAACACATTGCGTCAACTCTGTTTCAAAAGCTAAGGCGATGTTTTATCCCAAACACCCCTAATGTTCCGCCTATGTCTGGTTCTACAGGTGAACAATCAGATGAACAGATGATGAATTTATCGACAGATGAACTACAAGCACAAGCCACTCTATGCAATCATAGGAAGAGCAATGCTAAACAAGCTCAAGAACTAAGCATTGATCTATTCTTTAACCTGCTGGTCAATGTAAGTTTAGTtttcattattaaatttaactttcttttcttTCTCTGTTTCTAAAAGAGTCAGTTTTGAAAAATGGGCCATGGTTTTGTTTGTcggttttacttaaaaaaaataacctgtaaaatgtatttaacattGTCGTTTTGCATTTAATTCCCTCTtcgctgtttaaaaaaaaattagtctTCGTTCTGTATTTAAAgggataaataaagtttatgttaaGTATTTTTGTTTGGTAAAGATACATTGTGTAAATTGATAACTCACTgaacatatttttgttgcacTTTTGCCTTTTCTAGAACTTTTCTTTTTAACCCAACCTATTGAtgtaaaacacacaaacattaaaatgttgtttttagaaCTTCGGTCCCCTTGAAAGCAGAGGTATGGTGATGAATGTGTTGGATCGTGCTGTGGATATTCTCTCAACTGAATATGGAGTCACCAAACGTGTTTATTTAgaggtatatatattgtataaacgTATTTTAATTATCCTCGTGTGGGGGGAGCATCGAAAGTTTTtctaacacaggtgttctgttttatacacttcacATTACATTAGTAAATGTTCACTAAATTTTTATAGGAACAAATGTTATATATCTTTAGTAGTCATGCactgataaataaatgaatcttTACTTTAGTTGTATCTAAATCTTAGGAACTTCCTTTAATTTCCCACAAGTGCGAAGAAAAGTTGGTACCTGGAAGCAATGTGAGAATTTACGTGAGTAAAACCTAAAGCTACTGCCATAAAACCAATTAATGAACAAATTTACTTTAGACTCAGAAGTTAAAATGGCCTTTGGAAGGACATGATGTTCCAGAACCTCAGCATGGGTAAAAATACATTGAgtaatttgaatgaatgaataaatgtgacttgctttatccttgcatggccggaaaaggatagtcgttataacacgggtgttttgtttttatacacctcatgccagcttaagTTTTTTACTTAGTGGGTAATTATTTGTACagccttgcccaaggacacatacgcccccaatggtagcagcgacaagccttaaacccattacccaTAGGCGAAAGACAGGCATGCTAACCACTGCCACTGTGCCACAATTTGATATCAACTCACTGATTCATATTTATGTTGCAGTTCCAAACCTGTAGAATTTGATGCTTCAACCCCTGGTATTGTTCAAACTCTTGAAACATTTTCGGTTGTTGATTTTATACTGGAGAAAAAAGAGCCTGTGTCTGCAACCTCTATTCGGGTATGTATGggttttgtatatattctaACTCAACCGAATGCAACTTATCTATTTTCGTGTCTTATACATCTTATGCTCGCCCACGAGTTagcacatatgtaactttgtgggtgatttttttctagtattttttgtaataagcATGTATGACAATTTTGTGTCTTGcataaaaacacatacgcGCACGAAGTAGTAGCAGCAATTTGTATAGAAGACTAAATCTAAACTGCAAATCAAGGCGTTTTTGCCTAAATATAAGAAAGTATTCTATTGTAACAAAATGGTCAATATTTGTTTAGGCCACTTTAAAAAGATTAACAACTCAAGAAGATACCAAGGTGGAGTCTaagatttaattttctttattggTCTTTTcctttttgtaaacaaatttcaCGGTGCATTTACTGTCTTTAActacgttttaaacaaaactactGCAAAGCAGTTTTCTCACTGTCAGCATTTTAATATGTTGTGTCTATCTTTTAAGTTAAGTTGGTAAGCGTTAATTGTTTTGTGCTTCAATAAATTCATGTACAAAGAGCAGTTACAGACATTTTACAATGTTCTACAACAGTATGTTTAGGTATTATAATACAACACTCCTGATTGTGTATGTatgaggtccttgtcgaggACATGAGATAAATGTATCTTACTCTATTTTCGCGAataacgatagtcgttatgacccgagtgttctgtttcaaacaccttgtgccagcttacgagttaccatgtacgttactttgtgggtgataatttttttatgtatggctgataatttggacaacccattagtgattactggcttgaagcaattgccgttaggtgtcttatTGTCCAagggacacatacgcccacaatgatagtagcgacgagccttgatcGACGCCACATTTAGCtcatcaccccaacacccaggccCTACGGCATTCACCGTGTGATAGTAAAATGTACTTTAGTTATGGAGCAGCTGTTTTTGATAAATAGCGAACGAATGCAATGTTAGCAACGTGGCAATGGTCGGGACGCTAGAAGTGTTTTACTTGGTTTCCATGTCGTTGATGGCCTGACCAACGTCCTTATAATAACTTTGGACTTGACCGTTCGGAACAGAAAAccatcatttttataaaaaaaagttagtaaacacgtaagtggtcattttttgtcgaacagttgttctgtttctttaTCATAATCGTTTTCACATATAGTtaggggggaagatgggacacctcttcattctattttctcgtcatatttgttggtaaacaaagaacattcaaagaattataaaaaccgtattccAACGGTTCCCATAGACGActtttgattgtttaaaacatgattaggataCCTATAatattatgtcctaaaggtgtcccatcttttcccaccctactacatcgTATTTGTTAGTTCtcgcatttattctttaatatCTTGACTGAAATGAAATCACAATGTTATATATTCgtgaatttgaaaaaaattctGCAGCTTTAAAAAACGCACATCATCCAAAATCTTGAATCATTGCGAATTTAgggtgttacgtcacaatgttgACCTGACGTCACAAGCTCCTTGAAGCTGATCGGTCGGATTGCTCACGTGACTGACGCCTCGCACCAGTTGATTATTCCCGCCTTGATTGCTCCGCGCATAAAACGCCTCTTTCACCAATCGAGTTACTTCGTTCAATTCATATGAAGTTGGTTCCACACCAGGTCacaagttgtatttattgcaagacttgagttaagtattattttattacatcatacatTACTACTACTACAGTACAgtatttatacaataatattattcTATAAGTTTTGTGCCTTAAGCTTATTATTATAAGTAAGTTGTCCTTTTATATCACGTTCTGTTTCGCGACGGTTATTTGCTGTAACGTCACACGCAATTGCACTGTTCACAATCGATGcgttctgttacgtcacaaacggaCACAATCGTTTAAATATCGCTTGCGTTATGTTAGTAGTTCAATTACGTCATAGCTGAACAACATGCGGCTGTTGTACGCGTACGTTTcgcaaagttttttttcatggggccccatgtgCGTTTTGCGTCGTCTTTAAGGCATATTACTTGTATATATTCTAACtatatttgcgctatgagcgcgaagcaagaagatcaaagaattggtaaagtataaatcacagttggcattattacgtacataagctcTTTTTCCAGAAACAtcgatgatgtgacgtcacgaagtggtgatgacgcaacagaagaacccacttcgtaagttattgtttcgtcacaaacgttactttaaaagaagttttaaaattctattttgCAGAGCATGTTATGTGATGTCGTAGAGGATCAAGCGTGCTACGGCACGAAGGAAGAATGAAGGTAATTCTGACGTAATAATATGCAAAATGACATTTAACGAATATGTTTTTGCAGAAGATGCTCGAGACAAAtgctatacagaaaaaaagcgcaaggtattgtATAAAAAGGTATTGTATAAAAAGGTATTGTATGCTAAACGAAAAAAGCCAAAGAAATTtaagaattgttttttaacatttaaattagtAACCATTTAAGTGTAGGCTTTGTTTCATATATTAGTGATATTGCTGAACTTTTACAAACTAATATGTTTCTATAATTGTTAACAATTAAAGTcttttggttaattttaagCTTACGATTATTGTTAAAGAGCGTTAGTATTTGTTAAAACcacgattgggaaatatgggatttaggtgctaacggtattccatcttacctcacagtactatattacttAAGTGATAAACCTGTGACGTAACCATTACGTTTGTTTTGCAGgcgaagaacaaagacgaagacgccgaTAATGTATACACGGTTTGAGGTTTGAGTATTATAAGCATGAGTTTTGTATATGTTTGTCTGTCAGCGCTGCTGTACTTTTATTCTGCTGAAGCTAATATATTGTCAGCTGTCCTATtttatatggatgaggtcctagtTTAGAACCTAGCTGCGATTTAGGTCcgatttgacccattacccaaaactatttttagtcagccactactatagtgcattttgcatgtctatgaaatatatgcaatgaaaatatggcaaacatcttgctggatcggattttgttgttgtacactctattgTGTGTTTGTTCTACAAAGATCGAATCTTCCAGTGTATTTGTTAAATCGCTTGGTAGAGAACGctatgttggtacacaaatactcgagtaatatcaaCACGCAATATAATAGCGCATAATTGAAGTCCGCAATTTCCCATTAAACCTTGTAAAATCTAAACTTCTCCACCCCAATAAATACTTAATATAAAACGTCATGTAGCGGGATTGagacgatggccacgtcacaattacgctacGACGTCGATATAGATGGGTCAGAGCATGACCCTGCTTTCGGTGCAGTTACGTCACGTCGATTCAATTACATCACGGTCAggttgttgcgtggacgtAATATCCGAacgttattttattgtttgaagatacgacgagagtatcgcggtaccaacatggcgatCGACTTAGGTTGGGATATGCGGAGCTGTTATTGGCTTTAACTCCTTGCGGTCGAAcattcaatatggtgtacactgcagatgattatcTTTCAGgatttaaaccatattttatttgtagatgttttcatgattatgtccgcgttaattactttttgacCCTGTCCCCATTTTGAACGATTAAGCTGTTGTGTTAGTTGCATGTTTGTCACATGTACGTCGCTGCACTCGTTGTACTATCTTTGTAGTTTTGTTGGTGTGTTCCTTGTTGGGCACATTGACTATGTGCgtcgttgtattatttttgtctataTATGGTTTGTTTTACCTTGCCTGGGTTTGTGTCTATCCGGTGTCAGAAAAAATTCGTTCCCCCGCAAAAATCGTTCCCATTGACCTTTGACCCTCGATGACGACATTCGTGAAAACAGTTCCACTTCAANNNNNNNNNNNNNNNNNNNNNNNNNNNNNNNNNNNNNNNNNNNNNNNNNNNNNNNNNNNNNNNNNNNNNNNNNNNNNNNNNNNNNNNNNNNNNNNNNNNNNNNNNNNNNNNNNNNNNNNNNNNNNtgaggggaagatgggacacctattcaaaccattttctcgtcgcatttagtagtaaataaagaaaattcaaaatcttataaaaccgtaaccttaAAACTTTCATagaaagttgttaattgtttaaaaccaatcaggatattatgtgctaaaggtgttccatattATCCAACAggatcatatatatatatatatatcaatatatgtggaaaatattttaattcatgTAATTTCTATGTCAGGTGAATACATCACTTTGTATCACAACCAGcgtcaaatattaaaacaacgtcACAACGAAAAAGATGAATATGTTTCATCTATGGCACATGAACGAGAGGCCATGCAGGTACAACAAATATTCTTCTTTCTTTCCTTTTGGCTGTGAAAAAATTATGCtttgtgtattatattttctatttcatATTTACTAAAAGAGAACTCAGgtaaaaagaatgaaatgcagttgcttatttttaaagtaatttaataaaatcgaaaaaaaatgtaatcttgcttaaacaacacttttttgtttggttttcttaaagggcctaaacacaccccacgtcacttttattttttatggtaaattcacaaagcgactgttttattgattccaaaaatactttgcttattaaaattggtccagtataggcgtagatattcgtcctcaaacagtgatctctagcgctatccttttttttactacgagcttcgtgattgtgacgtaggaacgtactagtcacgtgactgagtCGTTCGTAAAAGcgactgcctctcgcctttctcagtgtttctgaatgagagcggccacgcttcaacaatctTGTGACgtgatttgtcacgtgggtagtacacttctcaattttttcgccacgcaactttcaaatcagttttttgaatttcacggtgtttgagctggaatatctttggttatacagaaccgattaaaacaagtaaagtGTCGTTGGAataagaaaaacacactctatcgattaaagcgaagtacatttggggtgtgtttaggcccttcaAGTCATGAAAGAGTGACGTCAGATCCTCATACGTCACTTTAAAGAATGACGTCTTTATTTGTGTGTTTCAGCGCTAGTTcatttacaagttatcatgcaTGACCAGACTACAGAGCTGGTTTATTCGTATaaatctaaattaatataatgacAATTGTCAGTTAGTTTGGTCGTCACGCTTGagtaaatatacaaaatagcTGGGTATACATGTGCATTAAACAGTGTGCAGTATACAGAGCGGCAGTTTGACTCGCCGTTTTTcgaatttatatatacaacttacGGTGGTTAATTAATAAGTGCGTGGTGTCctcatttatatatacaacttacGGTGGTTAATAAGTGCGTGGTGTCCTCAAGGGGGTTAATGAGTAACAAGTGCACGGTTTATCATTTTGTTGGTAGTGGGCAGTAAAAGATCAGGCTCGCACCTTTCTCGTAACGACTGCAAAACCCTAAATTGACAACTTATCTGACGAACAAACGAACGACATTAAACTGCAGCAAAAACTGAGAACAGTCCAGTACGAAAGAGTTCGTCCGCTTGCCCACATAGAAACTGAGAGGGCTTACAGAGCGAGATACATGTACTTGGGCGAATACCAAAGCGAGgagaaatatttcaaactaaGGCACAGTTCAGCATTGTATTGCCAAGTCTACCATAGCATTGTTTTATGCAAACAGTATTGTATGTCACAGGAAACGCGTGAAGCTCATATTATTTTGCGCCGACTGTTGTCGATATACGCAACGCAACTGTTTAGGATACAACATTTCcttgtaaattatattattgaaTCGAATTCACATTCAACCGTTACAATTTTAAGTTTAGGTTATCGCAATTGTCGATATGGTAGAATCAAGAAAGTACGACTTAAAACGTTTAGCTGGTCTTGCATGTGGCGTCATTGCTGCCCTTTTGGTTGCTTTGGGTGCTGTAGTTTACCAATTAACGAAAGACTCAGCCAGTGTGCAAGTATGGTTTCTTCGATTTGTCCTCATGTACTTTCTAACCTTACCGTATCTTACTCTGAAATCGATGAAACAAGAGCTTCCAAAAATGAATTTCAAATCTGCACTATACCTGTTTGCCTTTGGATTTGCGTCTGTGGGATCGAGTCTCACTTTCTATCTTTCTCTTGATGAGTTCTCCACAGGGAGACAGCTTAGCAATTTCCAATTCATACTTTGTGATCACGATTGCGCTCGTCATATCTATTCTTGAAAGGTGAGGATATTTTAACCGTTTATAACtttagtatgtatatatatatatatacgaagCCTACTGATGCAGTGGTAACATTTAATGAGAGTAACGACAGTTTTCTGGCGCCGTGTGGTACAGTACTTAAAACGCTCTCCACATGGTACATGCTCTGATCCGGTGGTCTTTTAttatagcactgtggggtaagatggaagaCTTTTAGCCCATATTATACAAGCAGTGTCTGGCGCCGTGGtggtggttagcgcgcctgcctggaaaccagaggtaatggattcaaggctcgacgctgctaccattgttgtgggcgtatgtgtccttcggcaagacacttaccggcaattgctccaacccagtggtcactaatgggttgtctttatcagccatacaaaaggaaaacaaattaaaaaagaataatcacccatcaaagtaacataaaggtaacacgtaagctggcatgaggtgttaaacccgtgtgataacgaccgCGTTTTCGGGTCACGCGacgataaagtaagttacattcattcattcactcactATCAAATGGTACAAGacaatttaatgtaaaagtgtTCTACCTTCTATAGAtgggttgttaaaattttcagccaaacagaagtaaaaaataaaataaaaaatcattacCCGCAACGTTTGACCTCGACACATATGGATATAAACAAGTACATTCATTGAATTCATTAAATTCCGTTATAATCCACAGAAAAGCAACATCCCATTGTGATTGTTCTATCGATTGCCAGCATGGTAGGCGTGTTCCTTGTGGTTCGACCAACGTTTATCTTCGGCGATAACGAAGAAGTTAACGCCAAACCGGATCAAAATAGAGCTTTGGGAGTTGTTTTGTCTATTTCATCAGCTTTCTTCACTGCATTTAGGTTTATTGCTGGAAGgaagttaaaaaacaatgttcATGTTTCCCATATGCTGATTTCTACTTGCACACAAGCTTTAATTGCGTTTCCAATTTATTCCATAACTACCAACCAGGGATGGTACATTCCTTGCTTGTCTGATTGGGGTATTTTAATAGCAAGCGCTTTATGCTCTACTGTATCAAATGCAGTGATTGCTTTAGCTCTCCAACTTGAAGGCGCTGGCCCAGTATCAATTGTTTAATCACTATTAATTgcatttggttttattttagaaatagtTCTGTTAAAAACTGTACCCCAGGTCACCAGTGTTGTTGGTGCAATACTTGTGTTTTTGGGCTCGGTTGGGACCATTTTCGTGCAGATGAAGTTTTCCCATGTTACTTGATGGTTGCTGTGTGCCAAACATGATAAATGAAACAGTCAATTAGTTGCTCATTTTATTGGTTTTTAATCTAATATATTGATCTTTGCGTTTTATTGGTGCTTAATATAAGGAATTAGCGGTTGTTACAAAGACGTGTTGTTATTGTCGAGTTATAGTGTAGTCCAAAACAgacttttcaatttttaaaaaattgccgAAAAACatcgttttgtttgttacttctggtcaatgttaatattgtttctgGTTTGTTATAAATCAAGCTTAGTAGACCGTGGcattaaaaaaaggtaattaTAAGTATGCCAATTATAATACGTCCTTATTTATTAGATCTATGCTCTCTTATTTACTATTTTATCGCGATTCGCGCCACCAATGGGAACTCttaactgtgacgtcatacatggTCACGTGaaggaaaatttgttttatgttgtttaccTTTACAAGAAGGCAAACGTGAAAATATTGGAAttatatcatgttttaatgcatttgATGGCACTAGTGAATAATCCTCCGATACGtcacagattaggctggttagaagtagattttattttagattttatttacaatttgtttgttttttaactgttaaaatgGCTTCACCTGCCACAAGGGACGACAGCATCCAGATTGGGTTAAGTTTGGAGTCTGAGTTCTTGCAGGACATTCCTACACAACTGTTTCAAGCAGTAGAAGGGAAGTTGCATCATGATCAAAGGAAAGTCAATGTTTTTACAGCAAACAAAGATTACTTTGCAAATGCTTATTCAAAGTAAGTGAGAGTGACATACAGTTTTTATGGATTAGATAGATATAATCAGCAAAATtcctttaaaatgttttaattcgGACTTTTCAATGTTCCATTGttctatattgtttttattaatcacTTTAAGGGTAAATTATTTTCAGTAAAAGctttttattaacaatttcCCAGAGtgaaatgtttagttttactGAACAGGATGATCATACACTGTAAGTctgtaacaaataacaatgatGGTTGAACACCTATTTATCAGCTCAGGGCAGCATCATGCAGACCCTTATATCTTAAGATATGTGTTAAACTAAACTCATGTTCCAGTGAGCTGAAAGTGAACACCCTTGAAGAATTTGCGTTGATCAAGCAGCGTTTACTCACCTTACCTATTTACATGAGGGTAGAACTGCGTCGGCACCGGAAATCTGGAAACACAACCCATATTAACTATGGTATGTAATAGAAGATGATCAATATTATCGGCAGATGTATACAGGGTGTATGCGAAGTCACTCTGCATTGTTttaatgattgtttttatatttctgatTGAGTTGTATGGAAACAAATTAAGAAGGGTCCAACCTGTATTGATGACAACAGGGATCACTTGATTTCTATTTATATACTGCTGAACTTAACCAGTAAACAGGAATATACTGTAAATGTATGGCCATaaccttatatatatttgattctAAAATGTAGGATTAGGCTATGGGTTTGTGTTAGTAATGGTAAACAGGTTTAGAAGCACAAATTTGTACTGTCAGGCTGTAAAGTGGTACACAGTTTgtaatctttttatattatcaTTTTGTAATCAAATATACTACAGGTACCTTCATAGTGATGGTGAATACTAAACATCCAAGTATTCAACCTCAACTACAAGAATGTTTGGATCGTGCAGAATCTTATTTAAGAGAGGAACAAAAATTTGCTCTTGAGGTGAAATATATTATCGGAATAGAGTATTTACCCCACTGTCCATCCGCACAATGATtaaattagattttaaaccattttcgggtctaaacaataaactgttgttgtttttctataatatatatgtgggTTTTCTTTTTGTGAACTTTTGgagataattttaaattgaccaattttatttttatttattaaacctcTTTGTGTGTCGCCTAAGCATAATATTGAACATagaaattggaaaaaaacataaataatgcAACAAATAATGAACAATAGTTTCATTTTGACAGTGTAACATAGAGGTCATGGATTCATGATAAACATAGAGATCTTTTTACTGTAAACTATAAATAtctcataaaataaatatatcataatgttttttttataattataatatatctctttttatttaaaataaactaaatattaaatCGTTATTTGCAGAATGCAGTTGATAGTTTGATGCATAAATTTGTATTACCAGATTGACTTTGGCCCTGTGCTAAGATCATGGTACAAGCTAAGACATGACAACTCAAGTGCCAGCTACATTGCCAAAAATTCTTATT encodes:
- the LOC100181832 gene encoding uncharacterized protein LOC100181832, whose product is MASPATRDDSIQIGLSLESEFLQDIPTQLFQAVEGKLHHDQRKVNVFTANKDYFANAYSNELKVNTLEEFALIKQRLLTLPIYMRVELRRHRKSGNTTHINYGTFIVMVNTKHPSIQPQLQECLDRAESYLREEQKFALEIDFGPVLRSWYKLRHDNSSASYIAKNSYFCITNFRKKSKVFVNPVWWILCLPVCLLAAPLYCAYRHALSEDFSCVLKSAVRYVEGTTPAQRLAMRNMIQAVYAQGVQHGHMTAATRPPQSPPTYSEAAPPSYNDATAPPYHLMKQNSDDDLVQA
- the LOC101243194 gene encoding solute carrier family 35 member G1-like, whose protein sequence is MVGVFLVVRPTFIFGDNEEVNAKPDQNRALGVVLSISSAFFTAFRFIAGRKLKNNVHVSHMLISTCTQALIAFPIYSITTNQGWYIPCLSDWGILIASALCSTVSNAVIALALQLEGAGPVSIV